Part of the Pantoea eucalypti genome is shown below.
ACGCCAGACTTCGCGCCACTGCTGATGAGAATTCGGGTTCAGAACGGCAAAGCTCAGGCCACGGATGCCCGACCGTTGCATGACAATAAAGGCAGTATTAATGGATTGCCGTTACAGAATGACGTCATCGGGTCAACTAATGAAATCGCGCTAAGTGATACGTTGAAAGTGCTGCATGGCGATAATCGCGGTCTGGATACAGAAGGCATTACGCCCGATGGAAAGGGCGGGTATTGGCTCTGTGATGAATATGGCCCGTTCCTGATTAACGTTGATGAGCGTGGCACTATTCTGGCCATTCACGGACCGCAGGCCGCAGAGGGAGAGAAAGCTCTGGCGGGTGGTCTGCCGAATATTCTCAAATGGCGTCAGCCAAATCGCGGCTTTGAAGGGATCACCCGCATGCCGGATGGGCGCATCATCGCCGCAGTACAAAGCACGCTGGATATTGACGGTAAAAGTAAAAAGCAGGCGCGATTTACGCGTCTGGTGAGCTTTGATCCGGCGACCGGGAAAACCGCGATGTATGGCTACCCCATCGACAGTGGGGTTTACAGTAAAAACAGTGACGCAAAAATTGGCGATATTGTGGCGATAGACAATCAGCATATCCTGTTGATTGAGCAAGGCAGCGACAAAAACGACACAATGCGCAACCTTATCTACAAGGTCGATCTCAGCCCGGCTACCGATCTTACAGCCTTTGATAAGCCGGGCGACTATCCGGAATTTAATGACGAGAAAGCGCTGGCGCAGCGCGGTATTAAGCTGGCCGATAAAACCCTGGTGGCCGATTTACGTCAACTCGGCTGGCAGCAGGAGAAGGCTGAAGGACTGGCGCTTATCGACAGGAAAACGCTCGCGATCGCCAATGACAATGACTTCGGCGTGAAAGCGGTCATGCAAAATCCGGTTAAAGGTAAGAAGCGTAAAGATTATCAGGTGACCGGGCAGGGGACGCTCACGATTGATGATAAGCCCGTGGCAACGACCATTGGCCTGAAACCCTTAGAGAAACCTGAATCGGACAGCGAGTTGTGGATTATTACGCTGGCAGAGCCGCTGCAATAAACGCTTTGCTCACTCAGGGCTGCATGCCTTTAATGCAGCCCCTTAAAGGGCAGCAATAATGGCGGCTTCCATTTTCCCGGGCGTGGTGGTTGGGGCAAATCGTTTGATCGGTTTGCCGTCGCGCCCGATAAGGAACTTAGTAAAGTTCCATTTAATACGCCCACCCAGCACGCCGGGCAATTCCTCTTTCAGGTACCGAAAAATCGGATGGGCTGCGGCGCCATTAACCTCTACCTTGCCGAACATCGGGAAACTCACACCATAGTTGATGTGGCATGTCTGCGCGATCTCGTCGGCTCCGCCGGGCTCCTGTTTACCGAACTGATTGCAGGGGAATCCCAGCACCACCAGTCCCTGAGCAGCATACTTTTTGTAGAGGTCTTCAAGACCTGCGTAT
Proteins encoded:
- a CDS encoding esterase-like activity of phytase family protein, producing MKIKAISLVTSCVLSLSTFAAQPQVERYIVSFPEGTRVSYNGAFASAFPQGLPVGIGSGLLFTGKEGDALTFETVTDRGPNADSPDVGKKESKIFVTPDFAPLLMRIRVQNGKAQATDARPLHDNKGSINGLPLQNDVIGSTNEIALSDTLKVLHGDNRGLDTEGITPDGKGGYWLCDEYGPFLINVDERGTILAIHGPQAAEGEKALAGGLPNILKWRQPNRGFEGITRMPDGRIIAAVQSTLDIDGKSKKQARFTRLVSFDPATGKTAMYGYPIDSGVYSKNSDAKIGDIVAIDNQHILLIEQGSDKNDTMRNLIYKVDLSPATDLTAFDKPGDYPEFNDEKALAQRGIKLADKTLVADLRQLGWQQEKAEGLALIDRKTLAIANDNDFGVKAVMQNPVKGKKRKDYQVTGQGTLTIDDKPVATTIGLKPLEKPESDSELWIITLAEPLQ
- a CDS encoding glutathione peroxidase, whose amino-acid sequence is MSPFYQFKAASLNGELISMNDFAGKVVLVVNTASHCGFTPQYAGLEDLYKKYAAQGLVVLGFPCNQFGKQEPGGADEIAQTCHINYGVSFPMFGKVEVNGAAAHPIFRYLKEELPGVLGGRIKWNFTKFLIGRDGKPIKRFAPTTTPGKMEAAIIAAL